One Pectobacterium polaris DNA window includes the following coding sequences:
- a CDS encoding TetR/AcrR family transcriptional regulator — protein sequence MMSPSHDATHDGKDTQSRIIEAALEVILDHGVRGATYRKIAQQAGLSPGTLTYRYSNIELLLSSAFIYMVDGISDAFRVRLKQAKDIDSAREAVVDLICGDIWATPRHLTLSFELYALASRKEEYRLILQEWMTRSRKSLHLHFSIATACSLDAMIEGYTIHNYLNNEAVSREDILNTVIKLTS from the coding sequence ATGATGTCACCATCACACGATGCAACACATGATGGCAAAGATACACAAAGCAGAATTATTGAGGCCGCGCTGGAAGTCATACTGGATCACGGCGTGAGAGGGGCAACCTACCGAAAAATAGCGCAGCAGGCCGGATTGTCGCCGGGGACGCTAACCTATCGCTACAGCAATATTGAATTGCTGTTGAGCAGCGCGTTCATTTATATGGTCGATGGTATTTCAGACGCATTCCGTGTTCGCCTCAAGCAGGCAAAGGATATCGACAGCGCGCGCGAAGCGGTAGTTGATCTGATCTGTGGAGACATCTGGGCAACGCCGCGTCATCTGACGTTAAGTTTTGAACTATACGCGCTGGCATCGCGGAAAGAAGAGTATCGGCTGATATTGCAGGAGTGGATGACGCGCAGCAGAAAATCGCTTCACCTCCATTTCAGTATCGCAACCGCGTGTTCACTGGATGCGATGATTGAAGGATATACGATTCATAACTATCTCAATAATGAAGCCGTCAGCCGTGAAGATATCCTCAATACGGTAATCAAACTGACCTCTTGA
- a CDS encoding cytochrome b562 codes for MNKMTKICFSVLLAGSLLTPVLANATTSEDMRGMQKSYTAATKADDAAALKTALSAFREHVEHAKTQVPPDFAKQPADGPDRKAYVEGLDKILQKVDSAQALADAGKLSEAKAVLAEINTLKGEYHSKLRG; via the coding sequence ATGAATAAAATGACCAAGATCTGTTTTTCTGTGCTGTTGGCCGGTAGTTTGCTGACTCCTGTTTTGGCAAACGCCACCACGTCGGAAGACATGCGCGGTATGCAGAAAAGTTATACCGCCGCCACTAAAGCGGACGATGCCGCCGCGCTGAAAACCGCGCTGAGCGCATTCCGTGAGCACGTTGAGCACGCGAAAACACAGGTTCCGCCTGATTTCGCCAAACAGCCTGCCGATGGCCCAGACAGAAAAGCCTATGTGGAAGGTCTGGATAAGATTTTGCAAAAAGTGGACAGCGCACAGGCTCTGGCGGATGCCGGTAAACTGAGCGAAGCCAAAGCGGTGTTAGCTGAAATCAATACCTTAAAAGGCGAATATCACAGTAAATTGAGAGGCTAA
- a CDS encoding OsmC family protein: MTIHKKGQAHWEGDIKQGKGTVSTESGALQQQPYGFNTRFEGKPGTNPEELIGAAHAACFSMALSLMLGEEGHKPESIDTTADVSLDKVDGGFAITKIALHSTVKLPGIDEATFDSIIQKAKAGCPVSKVLKAEITLAYQLN, from the coding sequence ATGACCATTCATAAGAAAGGACAAGCGCATTGGGAAGGGGATATCAAGCAGGGAAAAGGCACTGTCTCAACGGAAAGTGGTGCACTGCAACAGCAGCCTTACGGCTTTAATACCCGTTTCGAGGGTAAACCCGGCACAAACCCGGAAGAACTGATTGGTGCGGCGCATGCGGCCTGTTTCTCTATGGCGCTCTCGCTGATGTTAGGCGAAGAGGGGCATAAACCTGAATCGATCGATACCACGGCGGATGTGTCGCTAGATAAAGTTGATGGCGGGTTCGCCATCACCAAAATCGCGCTGCACAGTACGGTGAAACTGCCGGGTATTGATGAAGCCACGTTCGATAGCATCATCCAAAAAGCGAAAGCAGGCTGCCCAGTGTCCAAAGTGCTCAAGGCCGAAATTACGCTGGCCTATCAGTTGAATTAA
- a CDS encoding expansin EXLX1 family cellulose-binding protein → MNKITSLALSALCVIPLINTAHAQWELDDICYGYATATGSGYQGGALLLDPIPQNMEITALNRNQLDYRGVKASLAGAYLKVNGPKGSTVVYVTDLYPEGGDCALDLSFNAFEKIGDLRDGKINIDWTLIEAPVKGNVIYRIKEGSNPYWAAVQFRNVKYPVIEMKYMRNNQWIAAQKTDYNHFIVEHVGMNDIPVEFTDVKGNVLSDTLPPMSQSTSSAYLITGNVQL, encoded by the coding sequence ATGAATAAAATAACCTCATTAGCCTTGTCTGCATTATGCGTTATTCCCCTGATTAATACCGCCCACGCCCAGTGGGAACTGGACGACATCTGTTACGGCTACGCCACTGCGACGGGCTCTGGCTATCAGGGCGGTGCCCTTTTACTGGATCCGATCCCGCAGAACATGGAGATCACGGCGTTAAATCGGAACCAGCTGGATTATCGCGGCGTGAAGGCGTCGCTGGCTGGGGCCTACCTGAAAGTGAATGGACCAAAAGGCAGTACGGTGGTTTATGTCACCGACCTCTATCCTGAAGGTGGCGATTGCGCACTGGATTTATCGTTTAACGCCTTTGAGAAAATAGGCGATCTGCGAGATGGGAAAATTAATATCGACTGGACGCTGATCGAAGCGCCGGTAAAAGGCAACGTTATTTATCGTATAAAGGAAGGTTCAAATCCTTATTGGGCAGCAGTGCAATTCAGGAATGTAAAATATCCCGTTATTGAGATGAAATATATGCGCAATAACCAATGGATTGCTGCACAGAAAACCGATTATAACCACTTTATTGTTGAGCACGTTGGAATGAACGATATTCCCGTTGAATTTACCGACGTAAAAGGTAATGTCCTCAGCGATACGCTGCCGCCGATGTCACAAAGTACCTCATCCGCTTACCTGATCACGGGTAACGTCCAGCTTTAA
- a CDS encoding SrfA family protein, translating to MAKLFLRSGSLDDFLALGENGQPVYASALQLRETLRLRKQQQIADCLAIPQPNEHGDRIDWYSPVDGKVTSWIAASEEEREKALALLETYQAAVADISQRAQNAEKAGQKLFGVLLAKAIQFPGANHVYLVDGKPVLTFWGFVNLDKKSRLDALDCLRPLIKEAEPLFVAPTPAASATTLPLVEPVPEPEPEPQPVSPPEPAEPAPVAAAAVPARAPFFRLWWLLPAAALLAILSLQIRGCVSGQDDKPTSDVAATVKSEKRALPSSTPAESAPPQESTPVPPVAEKEVVKAAEQSVATAPVAAAPVADAAKPEAPAVTEPKEPAAPPVEPVVEQVPAIPAGKDDLVMPADAVKIGSIKFLNGNWRVIVDSKAPITGRPPSLRYQIQNGKGTARITHGDGVTCRANIEAGLMSSGNLIINSRSGARCSDNSRFQMPELVCKQGASGTAAECIGRYDADTVFPMTIKRESK from the coding sequence GTGGCAAAATTATTTTTACGTAGTGGAAGTTTGGATGATTTTCTGGCGCTGGGTGAGAACGGGCAGCCAGTTTACGCATCAGCACTTCAATTGCGGGAAACGTTACGTCTCAGAAAACAGCAGCAGATTGCCGATTGCCTGGCGATTCCCCAACCCAACGAGCATGGAGACCGCATTGACTGGTATTCGCCGGTTGACGGTAAAGTCACCTCCTGGATTGCCGCGAGCGAAGAAGAACGAGAAAAGGCGCTGGCGTTACTGGAAACCTATCAAGCTGCGGTTGCTGATATCAGCCAGCGTGCGCAAAATGCAGAAAAAGCCGGGCAGAAACTTTTCGGTGTCCTGCTGGCAAAAGCGATACAGTTCCCTGGAGCGAACCACGTCTATCTGGTTGATGGTAAACCGGTCTTAACATTCTGGGGCTTCGTCAATCTCGATAAGAAATCCCGTCTTGATGCATTGGACTGCCTGCGACCGCTCATCAAGGAAGCGGAACCGCTTTTTGTTGCACCCACCCCGGCAGCAAGCGCCACAACATTACCGCTGGTTGAACCCGTTCCCGAGCCTGAACCCGAACCACAGCCAGTCAGCCCACCGGAACCCGCCGAGCCTGCGCCTGTCGCCGCTGCGGCAGTGCCTGCTCGTGCACCGTTCTTCCGCCTGTGGTGGCTGTTACCTGCCGCTGCGCTGTTAGCGATTTTGTCACTGCAAATACGTGGCTGCGTGTCAGGACAAGACGACAAACCGACATCCGATGTCGCCGCGACGGTCAAGTCAGAAAAACGTGCCCTGCCTTCTTCTACTCCGGCTGAATCTGCGCCACCGCAAGAAAGCACACCTGTTCCACCTGTCGCAGAAAAAGAGGTCGTGAAAGCCGCTGAGCAATCAGTTGCTACGGCACCGGTTGCTGCTGCGCCTGTAGCAGATGCGGCCAAACCGGAAGCGCCTGCGGTCACGGAACCGAAAGAACCGGCTGCACCGCCAGTTGAGCCCGTTGTCGAGCAAGTGCCAGCGATTCCTGCAGGCAAGGATGATTTAGTCATGCCAGCCGACGCGGTGAAAATTGGCTCGATTAAATTCCTGAACGGTAACTGGCGCGTCATCGTTGATAGCAAAGCCCCGATTACCGGCAGGCCGCCTAGCCTGCGTTACCAGATTCAAAATGGAAAAGGTACCGCACGCATCACTCATGGTGACGGTGTCACGTGTCGCGCCAATATTGAGGCAGGATTAATGAGCTCCGGCAATCTGATCATCAACAGTCGTTCCGGCGCCCGCTGTTCCGATAATTCTCGTTTCCAAATGCCAGAACTGGTCTGTAAACAAGGCGCATCCGGCACCGCGGCGGAGTGTATTGGTCGTTATGATGCAGACACCGTTTTCCCGATGACGATAAAGCGCGAGAGTAAATAA